In Candidatus Eisenbacteria bacterium, the following proteins share a genomic window:
- a CDS encoding GNAT family N-acetyltransferase, whose amino-acid sequence MPEITAAARIRPLDELDLDAIVRIDEKIGGIYRPDFWEQRVVYYLRRDPDASRVAEVGGHVVGFMLGELRAGEFGLEEPGGWIERFGIDPAHRGQDLGRRMFDAMVGHFRAQGAKSVRTLVDGRDASVAGFLKAIGFAPSPLQALEIRL is encoded by the coding sequence ATGCCCGAGATCACGGCAGCGGCCAGGATTCGACCGCTCGACGAGCTCGATCTGGATGCGATCGTTCGGATCGACGAGAAGATCGGCGGCATCTACAGGCCCGACTTCTGGGAGCAACGGGTGGTCTACTACCTGCGCCGCGACCCGGATGCTTCGCGCGTGGCTGAAGTCGGCGGGCACGTGGTGGGTTTCATGCTCGGCGAGCTGCGCGCCGGCGAGTTCGGGCTCGAGGAGCCCGGTGGCTGGATCGAGCGTTTCGGGATCGATCCTGCGCATCGCGGGCAGGATCTCGGACGTCGCATGTTCGATGCGATGGTCGGGCACTTTCGCGCTCAGGGCGCGAAGTCGGTCCGCACCCTGGTGGATGGCCGCGACGCGTCGGTCGCGGGATTCTTGAAGGCGATCGGGTTCGCGCCTTCCCCGCTGCAGGCGCTGGAGATCCGGCTCTAA